The Sphingomonas alpina genome has a segment encoding these proteins:
- a CDS encoding bleomycin resistance protein: MIEMPGLVPELDVISLEASLAIYRGVLGFELLAERPDEGFAYLGRGRAHLMLQQADGPGRRFRTAPLEKPYGRGINLQMEIDDADALYRRVVDAGLTIVLALEERWYQQGAMSRGQRQFVVSDPDGYLLRFFSTLGTRDA; this comes from the coding sequence ATGATCGAAATGCCGGGTCTGGTCCCTGAACTGGATGTTATCAGCCTCGAAGCGTCGCTCGCCATCTATCGCGGCGTGCTGGGCTTTGAGCTTCTGGCGGAGCGCCCGGACGAAGGTTTTGCCTATCTCGGTCGCGGAAGGGCGCACCTGATGCTGCAGCAGGCGGACGGGCCGGGGCGACGGTTCCGAACGGCGCCGCTGGAGAAGCCCTATGGGCGCGGCATCAATCTGCAGATGGAAATCGACGATGCCGACGCGCTATACCGCCGGGTGGTCGATGCGGGTCTGACAATCGTTCTCGCGCTGGAGGAACGATGGTATCAGCAAGGGGCAATGAGCAGAGGCCAGCGGCAATTTGTCGTCAGCGACCCTGACGGATATCTGCTCCGGTTTTTCAGCACTCTGGGCACACGCGACGCATAG
- a CDS encoding ankyrin repeat domain-containing protein, whose translation MAKARKKLLPKDFEAQLESGDLDALKAIFDTCDINARGGYRKQTALAFNQCPDGLTRWLVEQGADLSAVDTYGETPLHSRAGHWQGNVEILLELGADLHHGENLHGTPLHKAAGHYNLRTTHLLIEHGARVDALNRAKQTPLAHALQSCSNANIKNMATLAELLIEEGRRQAPKQKGLLSAVFGSRRKADAHQTPAMKAFVTRIGTGFEFHRAGFNPDYLDETSAGLDKLYALFDVPPVPRRAMHDGTSPIIARAARWEDRFQELWELLIPSKGPASTTQGEVIRIAGKIRREIDGNGGGNWDADFRKMADAFLAYVGTGTPLPDAELTDAREIITEIKRRNGDTNRMCELAVNWVTLNPTPVKLPPPEYDR comes from the coding sequence ATGGCCAAAGCCAGGAAGAAGTTGTTGCCGAAGGATTTCGAGGCGCAACTTGAAAGCGGCGACCTGGACGCGCTCAAGGCGATCTTCGACACCTGCGACATCAATGCGCGGGGCGGCTACCGCAAGCAGACCGCGTTGGCGTTCAACCAGTGTCCTGACGGACTGACACGCTGGCTGGTCGAGCAAGGTGCCGATCTCTCGGCGGTCGACACCTATGGGGAAACTCCGCTGCATTCGCGGGCAGGACATTGGCAGGGGAATGTCGAGATTCTGCTGGAGCTTGGCGCGGACCTTCATCATGGCGAGAACCTGCACGGCACGCCGCTCCATAAGGCGGCGGGACACTATAATCTCCGCACCACACACCTGCTGATCGAGCATGGCGCGCGGGTCGATGCCCTCAACCGCGCGAAACAGACGCCGCTGGCCCATGCGCTGCAGTCCTGCAGCAACGCCAATATCAAGAACATGGCGACGCTGGCGGAACTGCTGATCGAGGAAGGCCGGCGCCAGGCGCCAAAGCAGAAGGGACTTTTATCCGCCGTTTTTGGCTCGCGCCGGAAGGCGGATGCGCATCAGACGCCGGCAATGAAGGCGTTCGTCACGCGGATTGGCACCGGTTTCGAATTTCATCGCGCCGGTTTCAACCCCGACTATCTCGACGAAACAAGCGCCGGGCTCGACAAACTCTATGCCCTGTTCGACGTGCCACCAGTTCCCCGCCGCGCCATGCATGACGGCACATCGCCGATCATAGCCAGGGCCGCGCGCTGGGAAGACCGCTTTCAGGAACTCTGGGAATTGCTGATCCCGTCAAAAGGTCCTGCCAGCACCACACAGGGCGAAGTGATCCGCATCGCCGGCAAGATCCGCCGCGAGATCGACGGCAATGGCGGGGGCAATTGGGACGCCGATTTCAGGAAAATGGCCGATGCCTTCCTCGCGTATGTCGGCACCGGCACCCCACTTCCCGACGCCGAATTGACCGACGCGCGGGAGATTATCACCGAGATCAAGAGACGAAACGGCGATACGAACCGGATGTGCGAGCTTGCCGTCAATTGGGTGACACTCAATCCCACGCCCGTGAAGCTGCCGCCCCCGGAGTATGATCGCTAG
- a CDS encoding septal ring lytic transglycosylase RlpA family protein: protein MRGFQATRIGSVAVAVLMLSACGGGNFRPVSDMPVRIGQPYQIRGTTYVPAADPRYDVLGYASWYGNESGNRTANGERFRPGWITAAHTTLPLPSYVEVTALDTGRRIIVRVNDRGPFVRGPRIIDLSRGAAEMLGMKAQGQAPVRVRAVEPPEKDRKRLREGRPARDLSPVGERVLQNLRAQLSGAGF from the coding sequence ATGCGGGGATTTCAAGCGACGCGGATCGGGAGCGTGGCGGTGGCCGTGTTGATGCTGTCGGCCTGTGGCGGCGGCAATTTTCGTCCCGTGAGCGATATGCCCGTCCGGATTGGTCAACCTTATCAGATCCGCGGTACGACCTATGTGCCGGCCGCCGATCCGCGCTACGACGTGCTGGGCTATGCCAGCTGGTACGGTAATGAATCCGGCAACCGCACCGCCAATGGCGAGCGCTTCCGCCCCGGCTGGATCACCGCTGCGCATACCACCCTGCCGCTGCCCAGCTATGTCGAAGTGACGGCGCTCGATACCGGGCGGCGGATCATCGTGCGGGTCAATGACCGCGGGCCGTTCGTGCGGGGTCCGCGCATCATCGATCTGTCGCGCGGTGCAGCGGAGATGCTCGGCATGAAGGCGCAGGGGCAGGCGCCGGTCCGCGTGCGCGCGGTCGAACCGCCGGAGAAGGACCGCAAACGCCTGCGTGAGGGCAGGCCCGCGCGCGACCTGTCGCCGGTTGGGGAGCGCGTGCTGCAGAATCTGCGTGCGCAATTGTCGGGGGCGGGATTCTAG